A window of the Vitis riparia cultivar Riparia Gloire de Montpellier isolate 1030 unplaced genomic scaffold, EGFV_Vit.rip_1.0 scaffold540_pilon_pilon, whole genome shotgun sequence genome harbors these coding sequences:
- the LOC117910006 gene encoding uncharacterized protein LOC117910006, with protein sequence MNSPIGNCMPLLLGENDGTSNVQNPFTFEHRSEEDEEDEEGRQCDDDSVGAEDVHNDDNQDREGSSPFLAVHEAIEREQMRYVVVDGEGCNLSNNPDTEDLDDPIELSPMQYHLAPSPQFENVENIGHVMSSEWTPWGNTLMGHPTGEFIVGQIFNSKGDLQHSVKMYSINSHQEYIVLSSTKKLLVLRCKKAEQSQCPWRLRATVVKGTSLFEINKYSGPHTCVNPCMNQDHHQLDSNLIAAHIEGMIKTQFTLSVAAIQASVVEIFGYHVSYTKASKGKRKALTNLFGDFYKSYANLPHFFGALEQANPQCVVISKTFPGNMRNEEVFQRVFWAFHPSIEGFKHCRPVLTIDGTHLYGKYKGTVMIVMGCDGNNQLFPLTFALTEGENVDSWGWFLACIRNRVTQRRGLCVISDRHPGIMAAFADVYLGWSEPNAYHRICMHHLASNFMTHFKDKCLKQLYAELP encoded by the coding sequence ATGAATTCACCAATTGGTAATTGCATGCCTTTGTTACTTGGTGAAAATGATGGTACTAGTAATGTTCAAaatccatttacttttgagcatAGATCAGAAGAGGATGAGGAAGACGAAGAAGGAAGACAATGTGATGATGACAGTGTAGGAGCCGAGGATGTTCATAATGATGATAATCAAGATAGGGAAGGTAGTTCGCCTTTTTTAGCTGTTCATGAGGCAATTGAAAGAGAACAAATGAGATATGTGGTTGTGGATGGGGAAGGTTGTAACTTGTCAAACAATCCAGATACAGAGGATTTAGATGACCCAATTGAATTATCTCCAATGCAATATCATTTGGCACCATCACCacagtttgaaaatgttgaaaacattGGTCATGTTATGTCAAGTGAATGGACCCCATGGGGAAACACTCTTATGGGACATCCAACTGGAGAGTTCATAGTTGGACAAATATTTAATTCCAAAGGAGATTTGCAACATTCTGTAAAGATGTACTCTATTAATTCGCATCAAGAGTATATCGTTTTGTCATCCACAAAGAAATTGTTGGTCCTAAGATGCAAGAAAGCTGAACAGTCTCAATGTCCTTGGAGATTACGTGCTACAGTTGTTAAAGGGACATCTTTATTTGAGATCAACAAATATAGTGGCCCACACACATGTGTCAATCCTTGCATGAACCAAGATCATCATCAGTTAGACTCAAACCTGATAGCCGCTCATATAGAGGGAATGATTAAGACACAATTCACACTTTCAGTGGCTGCCATTCAAGCAAGTGTTGTAGAAATATTCGGGTATCATGTCTCATACACTAAGGCTTCGAAAGGCAAGCGTAAAGCATTAACTAATTTGTTTGGTGATTTCTATAAATCATACGCTAATCTGCCACATTTTTTTGGTGCCTTAGAGCAAGCCAATCCACAATGTGTTGTAATTTCTAAAACATTCCCAGGAAATATGCGAAATGAAGAGGTATTTCAACGAGTCTTTTGGGCATTTCATCCTTCCATAGAGGGCTTCAAGCATTGTCGTCCTGTGTTAACTATTGATGGTACACACTTGTATGGGAAGTATAAGGGCACTGTAATGATTGTCATGGGCTGTGATGGAAATAATCAATTGTTTCCTCTTACTTTTGCATTAACTGAGGGTGAAAATGTTGATAGTTGGGGatggtttttggcatgtattAGAAATCGAGTAACTCAAAGGAGGGGTCTTTGTGTTATCTCTGATCGTCATCCGGGCATTATGGCTGCGTTTGCTGATGTTTATCTTGGTTGGTCTGAGCCAAATGCATATCATCGAATTTGTATGCACCATCTTGCTAGCAACTTTATGACTCACTTTAAGGACAAATGCTTGAAACAACTTTATGCAGAGCTGCCTTAG